A region of Antricoccus suffuscus DNA encodes the following proteins:
- a CDS encoding F0F1 ATP synthase subunit C has protein sequence MAIEITTKSIELAGGLIGGGLALGGGAIGAAIGDGLAGSALVSGVARQPEAQSRLQTLFFLTVGLVEAMYFINLAFAVLFVFVLAK, from the coding sequence ATGGCAATAGAAATCACCACTAAGTCGATTGAGCTGGCAGGTGGTCTCATCGGCGGGGGGCTCGCGCTTGGTGGCGGCGCGATCGGCGCCGCGATCGGTGACGGCCTTGCTGGTAGCGCGCTGGTATCGGGCGTGGCTCGGCAGCCCGAAGCGCAGAGCCGGCTGCAGACCCTCTTCTTCCTTACCGTCGGTTTGGTCGAGGCGATGTATTTCATCAATCTCGCCTTCGCGGTGCTGTTCGTCTTCGTCTTGGCGAAGTAG
- a CDS encoding SDR family oxidoreductase — translation MNSVESVPVTIITGGSRGIGAAIARKLAKAGHNIVITYQSNTVAAAEVSNDVRKAGQECLALQADMAVEADIVAAFEAAKKQFGRVTGLVNNAGITGWLGKITDQKSEDIQAVFDVNCVGLFLCCKYAAREMSISLGGNGGNIVNISSGAATIGGPNEYVHYAASKAAVDAATVGLSKELGQEGIRVNAVAPGAVYTDIHAAGGQPDKAERVGSGTPLGRAGQPEEIANAVAWLMSDEASYTTGAVLRVAGGR, via the coding sequence ATGAACTCCGTAGAATCTGTCCCAGTCACGATCATCACGGGCGGGAGCCGCGGCATCGGTGCCGCGATCGCTCGTAAGCTAGCGAAAGCCGGACACAACATCGTGATCACATACCAAAGCAATACCGTCGCGGCCGCCGAGGTCAGTAATGACGTGCGAAAGGCAGGGCAGGAATGCCTCGCCCTCCAGGCCGACATGGCGGTCGAGGCAGACATCGTCGCCGCCTTCGAAGCCGCTAAGAAGCAGTTCGGCAGGGTAACCGGGCTGGTCAACAATGCGGGGATCACCGGCTGGCTCGGCAAGATCACCGACCAGAAGTCCGAGGACATCCAAGCGGTATTCGATGTGAACTGCGTCGGTCTGTTTCTCTGCTGCAAGTACGCCGCCCGCGAGATGTCGATCTCGCTTGGCGGCAACGGTGGCAACATCGTCAATATCTCCTCCGGTGCCGCGACGATCGGCGGTCCGAACGAGTATGTGCACTACGCTGCCTCCAAGGCGGCCGTTGATGCCGCCACAGTGGGCCTGTCCAAAGAGCTCGGCCAGGAAGGCATCCGGGTCAACGCGGTCGCCCCTGGCGCGGTCTATACAGATATTCACGCCGCCGGCGGGCAGCCGGACAAGGCGGAGCGGGTCGGGTCCGGTACACCCCTCGGCCGCGCCGGGCAGCCCGAAGAAATCGCCAATGCCGTGGCCTGGCTGATGTCCGACGAAGCGTCGTACACGACCGGAGCCGTGCTACGAGTCGCCGGCGGCCGCTGA
- the atpB gene encoding F0F1 ATP synthase subunit A has product MNGAGIAHVEAINVEVGQHIVWHVFGVALNVDTILGTLVAGLVIVLFGVLLRLRLSVRKPSGVQLFFETVTSQIENQVESTLGIRTAPFVVPLAAALFLFILIANWLAIIPTGHHPEYMPPPASDVNLTYALALLVIVWMHITGVRRQGFKGYYGHLFKPSVAMFPINLVEELAKPLTLSLRLFGNIFSGVIMVSLIALFPAYILWAPELIWKLFDMFIGLIQAFIFALLTIIYFSSVRPDQESAH; this is encoded by the coding sequence ATGAATGGCGCCGGTATTGCGCACGTAGAGGCGATCAACGTCGAGGTTGGTCAGCACATCGTCTGGCATGTCTTCGGCGTGGCGCTCAACGTCGACACCATCCTGGGCACTTTGGTTGCCGGACTCGTTATCGTCTTGTTCGGTGTGCTTCTGCGGCTCAGGTTAAGCGTCCGGAAGCCGTCCGGGGTCCAACTGTTCTTCGAGACGGTCACGAGTCAGATCGAGAACCAGGTCGAGAGCACTCTGGGCATCCGTACGGCGCCCTTTGTGGTGCCGCTCGCCGCGGCGTTGTTCCTGTTCATCCTCATCGCCAACTGGCTGGCGATCATCCCGACGGGACATCATCCCGAGTACATGCCACCGCCGGCGTCCGACGTCAACCTCACCTACGCTTTAGCGCTGCTTGTGATTGTCTGGATGCATATCACCGGCGTACGAAGGCAAGGGTTCAAAGGCTACTACGGCCATTTGTTCAAGCCGTCCGTGGCGATGTTCCCGATTAACCTGGTCGAAGAGCTCGCCAAGCCGCTCACGTTGTCACTTCGATTGTTCGGCAACATCTTTTCCGGCGTAATCATGGTCTCCCTGATTGCCCTTTTCCCGGCGTATATTCTCTGGGCGCCGGAGCTCATCTGGAAGCTGTTCGACATGTTCATCGGCCTCATCCAGGCGTTCATCTTTGCATTGCTGACGATTATCTACTTCAGTTCGGTGCGGCCGGACCAGGAGAGTGCGCATTGA
- the atpF gene encoding F0F1 ATP synthase subunit B, whose amino-acid sequence MHQHVLASSNFLLPNWTFVVELLAFLLILLVLHRYIVPPVQKAMRERQEIIRQQMEDSDKAKELLQSAEDQFKSALTDARAQAERIKVDARAEALRIAADVRAEAEAQSDRIIARGEEFLARQRDIVERELRDKIGALAVELAGKIMEQRLTEDSQVRGTVDTFLADLEHSNASVPSS is encoded by the coding sequence ATGCATCAGCATGTACTGGCCTCGAGCAACTTTCTGCTTCCCAACTGGACGTTCGTCGTCGAGCTTCTCGCCTTCCTGCTCATACTCCTGGTGCTGCATCGATACATCGTCCCGCCGGTCCAGAAGGCGATGCGTGAACGCCAGGAAATCATCCGCCAGCAGATGGAGGACAGCGACAAAGCGAAGGAGCTGCTGCAGTCTGCCGAAGACCAGTTCAAAAGTGCGCTCACCGATGCGCGCGCACAGGCCGAACGGATCAAGGTCGACGCGCGCGCTGAGGCCCTGCGTATCGCCGCCGATGTACGCGCTGAAGCGGAGGCGCAGTCCGACCGGATCATCGCACGCGGCGAGGAGTTCCTCGCTCGGCAGCGTGACATCGTCGAGCGCGAGCTACGGGACAAGATCGGTGCTCTCGCTGTGGAGCTTGCCGGGAAGATCATGGAGCAGCGTCTGACCGAAGACTCCCAGGTACGCGGGACGGTCGACACGTTCCTGGCCGATCTCGAACACAGCAACGCCTCGGTGCCGAGCTCGTGA